Proteins co-encoded in one Paraburkholderia terrae genomic window:
- a CDS encoding YceI family protein, with protein sequence MKVSFYRYMLATFAAASLAASGGAFAQVDMGKSTVTAISKQMNVPVEGKFNKFTAQIAFDPANPAAGSAQVTVDTSSYDLGDESYNEQVRGKEWFDSKTFPTATFVSSAIAPAGTNQFKVTGKLTMKGKSQTVVVPVTVTKQGAAQVYDGAVTVKRSQFDIGTGEWKDTSVVADDVTIKFHIVAAGK encoded by the coding sequence ATGAAGGTATCGTTCTACCGCTACATGCTCGCCACATTTGCGGCGGCGTCGCTGGCCGCGTCGGGCGGCGCGTTCGCGCAGGTCGACATGGGCAAGAGCACGGTCACGGCGATCTCGAAGCAGATGAACGTGCCCGTCGAAGGCAAGTTCAACAAGTTCACCGCGCAGATTGCGTTCGATCCGGCAAACCCGGCGGCGGGCAGCGCGCAGGTCACGGTCGATACGTCGAGCTACGATCTCGGCGACGAAAGCTATAACGAGCAGGTGCGCGGCAAGGAATGGTTCGATTCGAAAACCTTCCCGACGGCCACTTTCGTCTCGAGCGCGATCGCGCCTGCGGGCACCAACCAGTTCAAGGTGACGGGCAAGCTGACGATGAAAGGCAAGTCGCAGACGGTCGTGGTGCCCGTCACGGTGACGAAGCAGGGCGCCGCGCAGGTGTATGACGGCGCGGTGACCGTCAAGCGGTCGCAGTTCGATATCGGCACGGGGGAATGGAAGGACACGTCGGTGGTCGCTGACGACGTGACGATCAAGTTTCATATCGTCGCCGCAGGCAAGTGA
- a CDS encoding cytochrome b, with amino-acid sequence MAHTSSFHSFSARGSSYTSTAIALHWLIALLIVCGFALGWVMTDIPGFTPTKLKYFSWHKWIGVTVFALVIIRILWRATHATPPMPSHMPKWQRGIAHLTHFLLYVLMVVIPVSGYLYSSAANVPVVYLGLVPLPRLIAPDPHLKEVLKSVHIALNYTLLVLVVLHVLAALKHQILDRDGLLSRMIPFLK; translated from the coding sequence ATGGCACATACCTCTTCGTTTCATTCGTTTTCCGCGCGCGGTTCGTCATACACGTCGACGGCCATCGCGTTGCATTGGCTGATCGCGCTGCTGATCGTCTGCGGATTCGCCCTCGGCTGGGTGATGACGGACATCCCCGGTTTCACGCCGACCAAGCTCAAATACTTTTCGTGGCATAAATGGATCGGCGTGACCGTGTTCGCGCTGGTCATCATCCGCATTCTGTGGCGCGCGACGCATGCCACGCCGCCGATGCCCTCGCACATGCCCAAATGGCAGCGCGGCATCGCGCATCTCACGCACTTCCTGTTGTACGTGCTGATGGTCGTGATCCCCGTGTCGGGCTATCTGTACAGCTCCGCGGCGAACGTGCCTGTCGTCTATCTCGGGCTCGTGCCGCTGCCGCGCCTGATCGCGCCCGATCCGCATCTGAAGGAAGTGTTGAAGTCCGTTCACATCGCATTGAACTACACGCTGCTCGTGCTGGTCGTGTTGCATGTGCTGGCGGCGCTCAAGCATCAGATTCTCGATCGCGACGGCCTGTTGTCGCGCATGATCCCTTTCCTCAAATAA
- a CDS encoding paraquat-inducible protein A, whose translation MDHDHLIACHECDALFQKPRLGRGRIARCQRCGAMLYWSASGRLDGITAMTVAALITFLIAQGFPIVELETNGITSQTSLLGAIVALWDENMQIVAIIVFCSTTLFPLTELLALLYLLLPIRAGYLPPFFNQVLRAIQFVRPWGMIEVFMLGVLVTIVKMVSIARVIPEAAMFAFGALTLMFVVVVTFDPRTLWDVAETLGVLQARRERHAREDEARGDMDSDTPDGRNDRAAGAPDVDGSATPHRG comes from the coding sequence ATGGACCATGACCACCTGATTGCCTGTCACGAATGCGACGCGCTGTTCCAGAAGCCGCGCCTTGGACGCGGGCGGATTGCGCGCTGCCAGCGGTGCGGCGCGATGCTGTACTGGAGCGCATCGGGTCGGCTGGACGGCATCACGGCGATGACGGTCGCCGCGCTGATCACGTTCCTGATCGCGCAGGGCTTTCCCATCGTCGAGCTGGAGACCAACGGCATCACGTCGCAGACGAGTCTGCTCGGCGCCATTGTCGCGCTGTGGGACGAAAACATGCAGATCGTCGCCATCATCGTGTTCTGCTCGACCACGCTCTTTCCGCTCACCGAACTGCTCGCACTGCTCTATCTGCTGCTGCCGATCCGCGCCGGCTATCTGCCGCCGTTCTTCAACCAGGTGCTGCGCGCGATTCAATTCGTGCGCCCGTGGGGCATGATCGAAGTCTTCATGCTCGGCGTGCTGGTGACGATCGTGAAAATGGTGAGCATCGCGCGCGTGATTCCCGAAGCCGCGATGTTCGCGTTCGGTGCGCTCACGCTGATGTTCGTCGTGGTCGTCACGTTCGACCCGCGCACGCTGTGGGATGTTGCCGAAACCCTCGGCGTCCTGCAGGCGCGGCGCGAACGGCACGCTCGCGAAGACGAGGCGCGCGGCGACATGGATAGCGACACGCCCGACGGTCGCAACGATCGCGCGGCAGGCGCACCGGACGTCGATGGTTCGGCCACACCGCACCGGGGATGA
- a CDS encoding paraquat-inducible protein A, translating to MKYTTASRAGLVACHACSRVQPRLRTKEQRCTRCGAILHRRNPDSLMRTWALLIAAAVLYIPANLLPVLHTASLVGTEDDTIMSGVVYFWTSGDWPLAIIVFVASILVPMLKLTVLALLTITAQRHSTWRPLERTKLYRIVERIGRWSMLDIFVITLTVALVRFKSLAVITAGPGALAFGSVVILTMIASMQFDPRLIWDDVDKDPGDAAPNKPKSRKTSGPET from the coding sequence ATGAAATACACCACGGCCTCGCGCGCCGGTCTGGTCGCCTGTCACGCGTGCTCGCGCGTGCAGCCGCGCTTACGCACCAAAGAGCAGCGCTGTACGCGCTGCGGCGCGATCCTGCACCGTCGCAACCCCGACAGCCTGATGCGCACCTGGGCGCTGCTGATCGCAGCCGCCGTGCTCTACATTCCCGCGAACCTGCTGCCCGTGCTGCACACGGCCTCGCTGGTCGGCACGGAGGACGACACGATCATGAGCGGTGTCGTCTACTTCTGGACATCGGGCGACTGGCCGCTGGCGATCATCGTGTTCGTCGCGAGCATTCTCGTGCCGATGCTCAAGCTCACGGTGCTGGCGCTGCTGACCATCACCGCGCAACGCCACTCGACATGGCGGCCGCTCGAACGCACCAAGCTGTACCGGATCGTCGAACGCATCGGTCGATGGTCGATGCTCGACATCTTCGTCATCACGCTGACTGTCGCGCTGGTGCGCTTCAAGTCGCTGGCCGTCATCACGGCGGGACCGGGCGCGCTCGCGTTCGGCTCGGTCGTGATTCTCACAATGATCGCCTCGATGCAATTCGATCCACGCCTGATCTGGGACGACGTGGACAAAGACCCTGGCGACGCCGCCCCAAACAAGCCGAAAAGCCGTAAAACCTCAGGACCCGAAACATGA
- a CDS encoding intermembrane transport protein PqiB: MNSPQAPTPPSGPPKNDPVPEPEIVTKRGWLPSLVWVIPLIAALIGVGLVVKSVLEKGPTINISFISAEGLEPGKTKVKYKDVDIGFVKAIKLAKNHSRVNVEVQLTKEAEDFAVKDSRFWVVRPRIGASGVSGLGTLLSGAYIGVDGGRSTETQTQFVGLESPPAVTVDQKGHQFTLRGESLGSIDIGSPVFYRRVQVGQVTGFSLDKDGTGVTVQVFVSAPFDQYVGTNSRWWHASGVDVRLDSGGFKLNTQSLATVIVGGLAFQSPPGQAVGVQAPNNMTFRLGSDEADSMREPDGEPVRVVMNFNQSLRGLSVGAPVDFRGIVLGQVTNIGVEYDPQTKNFNMPVTMDLYPDRLRRRSRGQPVPESGTEASQKMLLALVNHGLRGQLRTGNLLTGQLYVAIDLFPKVPKATVDVTRDPIELPTIPNSLDELQLQIADIAKKLDQVPFDQIGNNLNAALKNADHLFTQLDKEVLPQTRDTLAAAKQTFGSAEATLQQDSPLQSDVHQALQELTRTLQSLNALSDYLERHPESLLRGKSGDKP; encoded by the coding sequence ATGAATAGCCCTCAAGCGCCGACGCCACCTTCCGGCCCGCCGAAGAACGACCCCGTGCCCGAGCCCGAGATCGTCACGAAACGGGGTTGGCTGCCTTCGCTCGTCTGGGTGATTCCGCTGATCGCGGCGTTGATCGGCGTCGGACTGGTCGTGAAGTCGGTACTCGAAAAAGGACCGACCATCAACATCAGCTTCATCAGCGCGGAAGGGCTCGAGCCCGGCAAGACCAAGGTCAAGTACAAGGACGTCGACATCGGCTTCGTGAAGGCCATCAAGCTCGCGAAGAACCACTCGCGCGTGAACGTCGAAGTGCAGTTGACGAAGGAAGCCGAAGATTTCGCGGTAAAGGACAGCCGCTTCTGGGTGGTGCGTCCGCGCATCGGCGCAAGCGGCGTGTCGGGGCTCGGCACGCTGCTGTCGGGCGCATACATCGGCGTGGACGGTGGACGCTCGACGGAAACGCAGACGCAGTTCGTCGGCCTCGAATCGCCGCCCGCCGTCACCGTCGACCAGAAAGGCCATCAGTTCACGCTGCGCGGCGAATCACTCGGTTCGATCGATATCGGATCGCCCGTGTTCTACCGGCGCGTGCAGGTCGGCCAGGTGACGGGCTTCTCGCTCGACAAGGACGGCACGGGCGTCACGGTGCAGGTGTTCGTCAGCGCACCGTTCGACCAGTATGTGGGCACGAACTCGCGCTGGTGGCATGCGAGCGGCGTCGACGTGCGGCTCGATTCGGGCGGCTTCAAGCTGAACACGCAGTCGCTGGCGACGGTGATCGTCGGCGGGCTGGCGTTCCAGTCGCCGCCGGGTCAGGCCGTCGGCGTGCAGGCGCCGAACAACATGACGTTCCGCCTCGGCTCCGACGAAGCCGACTCGATGCGCGAGCCCGACGGCGAGCCGGTGCGCGTCGTGATGAACTTCAACCAGTCGCTGCGCGGGCTGTCCGTCGGCGCGCCCGTCGATTTCCGCGGCATCGTGCTCGGCCAGGTAACGAACATCGGCGTCGAATACGATCCGCAGACGAAGAACTTCAACATGCCCGTCACGATGGATCTCTATCCTGACCGCCTGCGCCGCCGGTCGCGCGGCCAGCCCGTGCCCGAATCCGGCACGGAAGCCAGCCAGAAAATGCTGCTCGCGCTCGTCAATCACGGCCTGCGCGGCCAGTTGCGCACGGGCAACCTGCTGACGGGCCAGTTGTATGTGGCGATCGACCTGTTCCCGAAAGTGCCGAAGGCAACCGTGGACGTCACGCGCGACCCGATCGAACTGCCGACGATCCCGAACTCGCTCGACGAACTGCAACTGCAGATCGCCGATATCGCGAAGAAACTCGATCAGGTGCCGTTCGACCAGATCGGCAACAACCTGAACGCCGCCCTGAAGAACGCCGACCACCTGTTCACGCAGCTCGACAAGGAAGTGCTGCCTCAGACGCGCGACACGCTCGCGGCCGCGAAGCAGACGTTCGGCTCGGCGGAAGCGACGCTGCAGCAG